One Aciduliprofundum boonei T469 genomic region harbors:
- the citF gene encoding citrate lyase subunit alpha — MPINAVGREVPSEINGQRFKPFAGDLKTPPEGRRAGSLIRMAPRSRSKVVNSLEEVIKKVGLEDGMTVSFHHHLRNGDFVVNMVMETIRKMGIKDIRVFPTALFPVHEPLVPMLTDGTIRRIEGSMNGPLGEATSYGVMRETAVLRSHSGRVRAVESEEVHIDVAFIAAPTADPYGNLNGVDGPSACGPLAYGMVDAYHADHTVAITDHLVPYPAHPISIFQHQIDYVVPVDRIGDPQGIMSGTLRITTSPSRLKIARYALEVIDRVALRDGFSFQAGAGGISLAVTKFLGDLMRKRGIKASFINGGVTKYVVDMLHEGLVDVVFDGQAFDLDAVKSLKEDKNHIETPLAMYGNPYSSGGIVNMLDVGVLGATEVDIDFNVNVNTHSDGLLLHGIGGHQEVAAGSALTIITVPLYRYRVPVIRERVTTVTTPGEVVDVVVTEHGIAINPKRDDIIEAMRGSKVPIWDIQDLQKKAYQICGKPQEPKTTDDIIAAILWRDGTIIDVVYKVKK, encoded by the coding sequence ATGCCAATAAATGCGGTAGGTCGTGAGGTACCAAGTGAGATAAACGGGCAAAGGTTCAAGCCATTTGCAGGAGATTTGAAAACTCCTCCAGAAGGAAGGCGTGCAGGTTCTCTTATAAGAATGGCTCCAAGAAGCAGAAGTAAGGTTGTAAATTCATTGGAGGAAGTAATCAAAAAGGTTGGGTTGGAGGATGGAATGACCGTGAGCTTCCATCATCACCTTCGCAACGGGGATTTCGTTGTGAATATGGTTATGGAGACAATAAGGAAGATGGGAATAAAGGATATCCGTGTATTTCCAACTGCGTTATTTCCCGTTCACGAGCCCTTAGTGCCCATGCTCACCGATGGAACCATAAGGAGAATAGAGGGAAGTATGAATGGACCATTGGGTGAGGCAACAAGCTATGGAGTTATGCGTGAAACAGCAGTGCTTCGCTCCCATAGTGGAAGGGTTCGAGCCGTGGAAAGCGAAGAGGTGCATATTGATGTTGCTTTTATAGCCGCTCCTACTGCAGACCCTTACGGAAATTTAAATGGCGTTGATGGTCCTTCTGCCTGTGGACCTTTGGCGTACGGAATGGTGGATGCTTACCATGCTGATCACACTGTTGCAATAACTGATCATCTCGTACCTTACCCTGCTCATCCAATAAGCATATTCCAGCATCAGATTGATTATGTGGTGCCTGTGGATAGGATAGGAGACCCGCAGGGAATAATGTCAGGAACTCTGCGCATAACTACATCTCCATCAAGGTTAAAAATTGCAAGATATGCCTTGGAAGTTATAGATAGAGTGGCTTTGAGAGATGGCTTTTCTTTCCAAGCGGGAGCTGGAGGAATATCTTTGGCAGTTACGAAATTCCTTGGAGATTTGATGCGTAAAAGAGGAATAAAAGCATCTTTTATCAATGGGGGAGTTACAAAATATGTGGTGGACATGCTCCATGAAGGCCTTGTGGATGTTGTATTTGATGGGCAGGCCTTTGACTTGGATGCAGTAAAGTCTCTAAAAGAGGATAAAAACCATATAGAAACTCCACTTGCAATGTATGGTAATCCGTATTCTTCTGGTGGAATAGTGAATATGCTTGATGTAGGGGTTCTAGGAGCTACAGAAGTAGACATAGATTTCAATGTGAATGTGAATACCCACAGTGATGGCTTGCTTCTTCACGGCATAGGGGGGCATCAGGAAGTTGCTGCTGGTTCTGCTTTGACAATAATAACTGTACCATTGTACAGATATCGGGTTCCCGTGATTCGTGAGAGAGTTACCACGGTGACCACTCCTGGAGAGGTTGTTGATGTGGTGGTAACAGAACATGGCATAGCAATAAATCCAAAAAGAGATGATATAATTGAGGCAATGCGCGGCAGTAAGGTACCTATATGGGATATCCAAGATCTGCAGAAGAAAGCATATCAAATTTGCGGAAAGCCTCAGGAGCCTAAAACCACAGATGACATAATAGCAGCAATACTCTGGCGTGATGGCACTATTATCGATGTTGTTTATAAGGTCAAAAAATAA
- a CDS encoding TATA-box-binding protein: MEDEMEKVQIENIVASTSLADKLDLSKIALALDGAEYEPEQFPGLIYRLPEPKTAVLIFRSGKVNCTGAKDIERVEKTIKILVDKLKAAGIEVYDNPKIVVQNIVAVYDLGVELNLTDIAMSLGLENVEYEPEQFPGLVYRIDEPKVVLLLFGSGKVVCTGAKKKEEIVEAIKKLKKELENVGLI; encoded by the coding sequence ATGGAGGATGAGATGGAGAAAGTGCAAATAGAGAATATAGTGGCTTCTACCTCACTTGCAGATAAGCTGGATTTAAGCAAGATTGCCCTTGCATTAGATGGCGCTGAGTACGAACCAGAACAGTTTCCAGGATTGATTTACCGTCTTCCTGAACCAAAAACTGCCGTTCTCATTTTCAGAAGTGGAAAGGTTAATTGTACTGGAGCAAAGGATATTGAGAGAGTTGAAAAAACCATAAAAATATTAGTGGATAAATTGAAAGCTGCGGGCATTGAAGTATATGACAATCCAAAAATCGTTGTGCAGAACATTGTGGCTGTGTATGATTTGGGAGTGGAGCTGAATTTAACGGATATAGCAATGTCCCTCGGACTGGAAAATGTAGAGTACGAGCCAGAACAATTCCCAGGATTGGTGTATCGTATTGATGAGCCAAAAGTTGTGCTCCTTCTCTTTGGATCTGGCAAAGTGGTGTGCACAGGTGCAAAGAAGAAAGAAGAGATCGTAGAAGCAATAAAGAAGCTCAAAAAAGAGCTCGAGAATGTAGGGCTAATCTAA
- a CDS encoding isoaspartyl peptidase/L-asparaginase, with the protein MNSLVLHGGASNKSELRIKVEEFADIAFKEKNALNAVVKAVVLMEDDPLFNAGTGSNMRLDGSIQMDAAVMVPGKFGAVINIENVRNPVLVARDVMLKSPHLILAGDGAIEFARKMGYESYDPSTEKARTKRERILKKLKNGGIPEYYHPEFFLEFLGDTVGAVARINGDFAAAVSTGGTSLTLRGRVGDSPIPGAGIYCGEKGAVVATGIGEEIIKRMLSINVYNRIGEMPLEEICKEELERFGDIPVGIIAIDKESECALSNLTMPYAIKKE; encoded by the coding sequence ATGAATTCTCTTGTGCTCCATGGCGGTGCCTCAAATAAGAGTGAATTGAGAATAAAAGTGGAAGAATTTGCAGATATTGCATTCAAAGAAAAAAATGCACTTAATGCAGTAGTAAAAGCGGTTGTACTTATGGAAGATGACCCTTTATTCAATGCAGGTACAGGAAGCAATATGAGATTGGATGGAAGCATTCAGATGGATGCTGCCGTGATGGTACCTGGAAAATTCGGAGCTGTGATAAATATAGAAAATGTTAGGAATCCTGTGCTCGTTGCAAGGGATGTTATGCTCAAATCCCCTCACTTGATTTTGGCAGGAGATGGGGCAATAGAATTTGCTCGAAAAATGGGGTATGAATCCTACGACCCATCCACAGAGAAGGCAAGAACTAAGAGAGAGAGAATATTGAAAAAATTGAAAAATGGGGGAATACCAGAGTACTATCATCCTGAATTTTTCCTTGAATTCTTGGGAGACACCGTTGGAGCGGTAGCTAGAATCAATGGGGATTTTGCTGCTGCAGTATCCACAGGAGGAACTAGCTTAACCCTTCGAGGCAGAGTAGGTGATTCTCCAATCCCTGGTGCTGGCATATACTGCGGAGAAAAGGGAGCTGTAGTAGCCACAGGTATAGGTGAAGAAATAATAAAGAGAATGCTCTCAATAAATGTGTACAACAGAATAGGTGAGATGCCATTGGAAGAAATTTGCAAAGAGGAACTTGAGAGATTCGGTGATATACCCGTAGGCATAATAGCAATTGATAAAGAATCTGAATGTGCACTATCAAACCTTACTATGCCCTATGCGATCAAAAAAGAGTGA
- a CDS encoding 4Fe-4S dicluster domain-containing protein codes for MKYTIKEDPHKNELVQKVMEISGENIFSCYQCGRCSSGCPMAEFMDVLPNQVFMFLQEGDVDTLLNAKTPWICAACFTCTVRCPVGLDLAAVMEAIRELQLRKNYDYVDPYKVEDREELPPIALVSNFRKFTP; via the coding sequence ATGAAATACACAATAAAGGAGGATCCTCATAAAAACGAGTTGGTTCAGAAAGTTATGGAAATAAGCGGTGAAAACATTTTCTCCTGCTATCAGTGCGGTCGGTGTTCATCTGGCTGTCCAATGGCCGAGTTTATGGATGTCTTGCCCAACCAAGTTTTTATGTTCCTGCAGGAAGGGGATGTAGATACCCTATTGAATGCAAAGACGCCTTGGATCTGTGCTGCCTGTTTTACCTGCACAGTTCGCTGCCCTGTTGGCTTAGATTTGGCGGCTGTGATGGAAGCGATTCGCGAGTTGCAGCTTAGAAAGAATTACGATTATGTAGATCCATACAAAGTTGAGGATCGTGAAGAATTGCCACCAATCGCTCTGGTGAGTAATTTCAGAAAATTCACGCCTTGA
- a CDS encoding CoB--CoM heterodisulfide reductase iron-sulfur subunit B family protein gives MGKKIMFYPGCTLKGVAKNLEDSTVESARVLGYDFIELPGWTCCGAVYGLAQDSVKFTIANVRNLIKAQNYGKEIDDNRLVAVCSMCYNNLRRAHIDVMKNRDKLETLDLFMDEEANYEGNINVLHYLQFLKDDVGFDKIAEKVKKPLKGLKVAPYYGCLLLRPEEIAIDDREDPHILEDLLKILGAEVVDYPLKNECCGSYHTVDKKEIVSERTYKLVSVAKEMGADVIATSCPLCFFNLDKRQEIAKNKHNDFEYMPIVYFTQLMAIAFGLTSQDVLHFDKHYISPEEVLKKWL, from the coding sequence ATGGGAAAGAAAATTATGTTTTATCCGGGATGTACATTAAAGGGAGTGGCAAAGAATTTGGAAGATAGCACTGTTGAAAGTGCAAGAGTTCTTGGATACGATTTCATAGAACTCCCTGGGTGGACTTGCTGTGGCGCTGTGTATGGACTTGCACAGGATAGTGTTAAATTCACAATTGCCAATGTTCGCAATCTTATAAAGGCTCAGAATTATGGGAAAGAGATAGACGATAATCGCTTGGTTGCTGTTTGCTCAATGTGTTACAACAATTTGAGGAGAGCGCACATAGATGTGATGAAAAATCGAGATAAGTTAGAAACTCTTGATCTTTTTATGGATGAGGAAGCCAATTATGAAGGAAACATAAATGTTCTCCATTATCTTCAATTTTTGAAGGATGATGTGGGCTTTGATAAAATTGCAGAGAAGGTTAAAAAGCCGCTGAAGGGCTTGAAGGTTGCACCTTATTATGGATGCTTACTCCTTCGTCCAGAAGAGATAGCCATAGATGACAGGGAGGATCCTCATATTTTGGAGGATCTCTTGAAAATATTGGGTGCGGAGGTTGTGGATTATCCTCTCAAGAATGAATGCTGTGGCTCTTACCATACAGTAGACAAAAAGGAAATTGTTAGTGAGAGAACATATAAGTTGGTAAGTGTTGCGAAGGAGATGGGTGCAGATGTTATAGCAACCTCCTGCCCATTGTGCTTCTTCAATCTTGATAAGAGGCAGGAGATCGCTAAGAATAAGCATAATGACTTTGAGTATATGCCAATTGTTTATTTCACCCAGCTAATGGCCATAGCCTTTGGCTTGACATCGCAGGATGTGCTTCATTTTGATAAACATTATATATCCCCTGAGGAGGTGCTTAAGAAATGGCTATGA
- a CDS encoding FAD-dependent oxidoreductase — MAMKRIGVFICHCGRNIAGTVDVKRVAEEIGKREDVAFSTTYVFMCSQPGQKLIEDSIKKYNLDGVVVANCSPTLHERTMRNAAARAGLNPYRVEIANIREWAAWPHEDNPEAATRKAIRIINATIEKLKANASLHPLEVPVKKRALVIGGGVAGMQAALDLADAGIETVVVEREPSLGGNMIRLSETFPTLDCPQCILTPKMNDVGGHPNIKLYTYSEVEEIEGYLGNFKVKIKRKSPFIDWDKCTGCGECAKVCPTVLPSDFDLKMATRKATHIPFDQAVPFKYTITYNGVPPCNAACPLHLDAQGYVAAAKAGRFDRSIDVVWEKLPFAGIAGRICTHPCESACSRGDIDKPVGIREIKRFVADWAVKNKRKYILHVKEEKDKSVAVIGAGAAGLMAAHDLREMGYKVTVYDKLPVVGGMLAVGIPPYRLPQEVIDYEVQPLIDAGVEFVLNYEVNEKNFEEIRKKHDAVIIAIGTHKERHLGIPGEEKAMHALELLRKVNLGEEVDLKGKKVVVIGGGNSAVDASRTALRLGADVTIAYRRTRTEMPAIPEEIVDAEEEGVKFKFLVSPAEILDGKIKLEKMKLGEKDASGRRKPIPTGEYELMDADVVVLAVGELPDASWAEKLGIEVDRNRIKTNKFMQTSIENVFAAGDAVTGAWDWVHAAAYGRWAAKNVAHYLEGEDMEEVKIEMSSSLKGYRELAYPAPRHETKKLDMEERKSTFKEFNLGYADEDVVDEAKRCLGCGGCAKCGLCVEVCEAKAIDLHMQDWYVEEEVGAIIVATGYEVMPAEAFPELGGKYPDVITSLQFERLLAPSGPTEGIPRRPSDGKIPKSIALVHCVGSRDPQNGVPYCSRICCMYTIKQGMLVKHAMPDVAVYDFYIDIRSNGKGYEEFYHRAKEEYGVNFIRGKVSKVYKVGDKYRVQGVDTLTGRIIEVDVDMVILATAAKGSSGVKELAKKLRIPYDEWGWLKETHLKLKPLETPVGGVFIAGAAQFIKDITDSVSQGSGAAAKAMALLSKPELEKEPLLARVDTEICAGCGRCKDQCAYGAITIDPVRHVAMVNEALCEGCGACSANCPTTAIQVVNFKKGQVIRAVDVLAEVF; from the coding sequence ATGGCTATGAAAAGAATTGGTGTATTTATATGCCACTGCGGTCGCAACATTGCGGGTACTGTAGATGTTAAGCGCGTTGCTGAGGAGATAGGAAAAAGAGAGGATGTTGCTTTTTCAACAACTTATGTTTTTATGTGCTCTCAACCTGGTCAGAAACTCATTGAAGATTCGATTAAGAAATACAATTTAGATGGTGTTGTTGTTGCAAACTGTTCTCCCACTTTGCACGAAAGAACAATGCGCAATGCAGCTGCCAGAGCTGGGTTAAATCCCTATCGTGTGGAGATTGCAAATATTAGAGAGTGGGCTGCTTGGCCTCATGAGGATAATCCTGAAGCTGCTACTCGCAAGGCGATAAGAATTATTAATGCAACTATAGAGAAGTTGAAAGCCAACGCATCTCTGCATCCCCTTGAGGTTCCTGTTAAGAAGAGGGCCCTAGTCATCGGTGGAGGAGTTGCTGGAATGCAGGCAGCCCTTGATTTGGCGGATGCAGGAATTGAAACCGTTGTGGTTGAGAGAGAGCCATCTCTCGGGGGAAATATGATAAGATTGAGTGAAACCTTCCCGACCTTGGATTGTCCCCAGTGTATTCTCACGCCTAAGATGAATGATGTTGGAGGACATCCAAATATCAAGCTTTACACTTATAGTGAAGTTGAAGAGATAGAGGGCTATCTGGGCAATTTCAAGGTAAAGATAAAGAGAAAATCGCCTTTTATTGACTGGGATAAGTGTACAGGTTGCGGTGAGTGTGCAAAGGTGTGTCCAACAGTTTTGCCTAGCGATTTTGATTTGAAAATGGCTACTCGTAAAGCTACCCACATACCCTTTGATCAGGCTGTACCTTTCAAATACACAATTACATACAATGGTGTTCCACCCTGTAATGCTGCTTGCCCCCTGCATCTTGATGCCCAGGGTTATGTAGCCGCTGCCAAGGCTGGAAGATTTGACCGCTCAATAGATGTTGTTTGGGAAAAACTTCCATTTGCTGGCATAGCCGGTAGAATTTGTACACATCCTTGTGAAAGTGCCTGCTCTCGCGGTGATATAGATAAACCAGTTGGTATAAGAGAAATAAAGAGATTCGTTGCAGATTGGGCGGTGAAGAATAAGAGAAAGTACATTCTCCATGTGAAGGAGGAGAAGGATAAGAGTGTGGCTGTTATAGGTGCAGGTGCTGCGGGTCTTATGGCTGCACATGACTTGAGAGAGATGGGCTATAAAGTTACCGTTTACGATAAATTGCCCGTGGTTGGTGGTATGCTTGCAGTTGGAATCCCGCCATATCGCTTACCTCAGGAGGTTATAGATTACGAGGTTCAGCCATTAATTGATGCGGGTGTGGAATTCGTATTAAATTACGAAGTTAACGAGAAGAATTTTGAAGAGATAAGAAAGAAGCATGATGCCGTTATAATAGCTATAGGTACTCATAAAGAGAGACACCTTGGCATTCCCGGCGAGGAGAAAGCAATGCATGCGTTAGAACTTTTGAGAAAGGTAAATCTGGGAGAGGAAGTTGATCTCAAAGGTAAGAAAGTTGTGGTTATTGGAGGAGGCAATAGCGCCGTTGATGCTTCTCGCACTGCTTTGAGGCTTGGTGCTGATGTTACCATAGCATATAGGAGAACTCGCACAGAGATGCCTGCCATACCTGAGGAGATTGTGGATGCTGAGGAAGAGGGCGTGAAGTTCAAGTTCCTCGTATCGCCAGCTGAAATTTTGGATGGCAAGATAAAACTTGAAAAGATGAAGCTCGGAGAGAAAGATGCCAGTGGAAGAAGAAAGCCCATTCCCACGGGTGAGTATGAGTTGATGGATGCTGATGTAGTTGTACTTGCAGTTGGTGAACTTCCAGATGCTTCTTGGGCGGAGAAGTTGGGTATTGAAGTTGATAGGAATAGGATAAAGACCAATAAATTTATGCAAACATCTATAGAGAATGTATTTGCTGCAGGAGATGCTGTAACAGGAGCTTGGGACTGGGTACATGCAGCCGCTTACGGTAGATGGGCAGCGAAGAATGTGGCACATTATCTTGAAGGAGAGGATATGGAAGAAGTTAAAATTGAAATGTCCTCCAGTTTGAAAGGATATAGGGAGTTGGCTTATCCTGCTCCAAGGCATGAGACAAAGAAGCTTGATATGGAGGAAAGAAAGAGCACATTTAAAGAATTCAATCTTGGATATGCAGATGAGGATGTTGTAGATGAGGCAAAGCGCTGTCTTGGGTGCGGTGGTTGTGCCAAGTGTGGTCTATGCGTAGAAGTTTGCGAAGCAAAGGCAATTGATTTACATATGCAAGATTGGTATGTTGAGGAGGAAGTTGGAGCAATAATAGTTGCCACTGGCTACGAGGTTATGCCTGCAGAGGCGTTTCCAGAACTTGGTGGGAAGTATCCAGATGTTATAACTTCTCTGCAGTTTGAAAGATTATTGGCTCCATCAGGGCCTACTGAGGGAATTCCCAGGAGGCCATCCGATGGGAAGATTCCAAAGAGCATCGCGTTGGTGCACTGTGTTGGTTCAAGAGATCCCCAGAATGGCGTGCCCTATTGCTCAAGGATATGCTGTATGTACACCATAAAGCAGGGTATGCTGGTTAAGCATGCTATGCCCGATGTGGCAGTTTATGATTTCTACATTGACATTCGCTCTAATGGAAAGGGCTATGAGGAATTCTATCATCGTGCCAAGGAAGAGTACGGGGTGAATTTCATTCGTGGCAAAGTTTCCAAGGTGTACAAGGTTGGAGATAAGTACAGGGTACAGGGGGTTGATACCCTTACCGGAAGGATAATAGAAGTTGATGTTGATATGGTTATTCTTGCAACAGCTGCAAAAGGCTCATCAGGAGTGAAAGAGTTAGCAAAGAAATTGCGTATTCCTTACGATGAATGGGGCTGGTTAAAAGAGACTCATCTCAAACTCAAGCCATTGGAGACTCCAGTGGGCGGTGTATTCATAGCCGGTGCTGCCCAGTTTATAAAGGATATTACAGATAGCGTGTCTCAGGGAAGTGGTGCAGCCGCCAAGGCTATGGCTCTCCTTTCCAAGCCTGAATTGGAGAAGGAGCCACTATTGGCAAGGGTGGATACTGAGATATGTGCCGGCTGCGGTCGCTGTAAAGATCAGTGCGCCTATGGCGCGATAACTATAGATCCTGTGAGGCATGTTGCTATGGTAAATGAAGCACTGTGCGAAGGATGTGGTGCTTGCAGCGCAAACTGCCCAACCACTGCAATTCAAGTTGTGAATTTCAAGAAGGGTCAAGTTATTCGCGCTGTGGATGTGCTTGCGGAGGTGTTCTAA
- a CDS encoding 4Fe-4S dicluster domain-containing protein, with product MGKVLIYGLSLASYRAAANFARAGHKVILLNRGEFIWHKFTQMQWQNPRDIINGYSKGILLNVANMTGNIEVYHNSELLGVEGGPGNFKARFKHRPQSVNEFKCIGCDLCHEKCDVKFIPMPLGPGMRIIKNAEECLDVCPVKAIQIPKEEEKEEKVDAVILSPEYEPEDIKKYVGDKKFTMPFRDFAFMFRGKGVEKQFLKREDGKTPESLGFFIPAGFEGYLGSYEEHVIVFREALNMKEMDPSLDVHIFMKEVRLYGHNQMALYDKAIEKGINVHIIDELNIEEKDDYLVVNDVNIDLLVVMPGQKIPEDWKNLAQNLGLETEHGFAVTKPFTFETTKDGIFAIGEFVKPVGSAEAIYQGTAIVPQAEKYLKPPEEPPKREEVEWLRDDFNPKVGVFMCRCALGNLNPKVDADYVIEKDYLCLHPEDIVKEIKEKGINRVVFAACSPALRGAMLEMVASQAGIHPSYVELVQLREYVSRVGGDDRKASAMINGAVAKSKASYFVDIPTSAVTKGVAIIGGGLASLIAADYLAEKVPLVYIITKEFDTPHNATGVKGNVLHISDDELNSWYNSLKDRVLKRAKWIKEDVESIDGYLGNFVLKAGEEEIKAGVLIIATGGDVVEGGEHITSRMEGNTLHSSLASLYAKRKGVSGTYDLMKSYSLLDVEPPEAKRGEGEPIAYVKPREINKKIAEMLGMRIDKEGFLFFAEEPREWVERVGIQFTLLEDAFGGIFVAGLAHRPMSIEEEVEEAGFAAQSAIYLMNDRPSPAGKFVSVTNPRRCAGCGICVDACFAGARYIDEEDHIAKVRTELCVGCAACANACPSGAAVVMPYNPNGVFKMLKEVVK from the coding sequence ATGGGAAAGGTACTCATATATGGACTCAGCCTTGCATCTTATCGTGCTGCTGCCAATTTCGCTCGGGCAGGGCACAAAGTAATATTGCTAAATCGTGGAGAGTTTATATGGCACAAATTTACCCAGATGCAGTGGCAGAATCCCCGTGACATAATAAATGGATATTCTAAAGGCATCTTGCTTAATGTTGCAAATATGACAGGAAATATAGAGGTTTATCATAACTCTGAGTTACTGGGGGTGGAAGGAGGCCCTGGAAATTTTAAGGCGAGATTTAAGCACAGGCCACAGAGTGTAAATGAGTTCAAATGTATAGGTTGTGATTTATGCCATGAGAAATGTGATGTCAAGTTCATTCCTATGCCCCTTGGTCCAGGAATGAGAATAATCAAGAATGCAGAAGAGTGTTTGGATGTGTGTCCAGTAAAAGCCATTCAAATTCCTAAAGAAGAAGAGAAAGAGGAGAAAGTGGATGCTGTTATACTCTCTCCAGAATACGAGCCTGAGGATATAAAGAAATATGTTGGGGATAAGAAGTTCACCATGCCTTTCAGAGATTTTGCCTTCATGTTCAGGGGTAAGGGTGTAGAAAAGCAGTTCTTGAAGAGAGAAGACGGCAAAACTCCAGAATCTCTTGGATTTTTCATACCCGCAGGATTTGAAGGATACCTCGGCTCTTATGAGGAGCATGTGATAGTATTCCGAGAGGCATTGAACATGAAGGAGATGGACCCAAGTTTGGATGTTCACATATTCATGAAAGAAGTCCGTCTTTACGGCCATAATCAGATGGCTTTATACGATAAAGCGATAGAAAAGGGAATAAATGTGCATATTATAGATGAATTGAACATAGAGGAGAAGGACGATTATCTTGTGGTGAATGATGTTAATATAGATTTGCTCGTTGTTATGCCTGGTCAAAAGATACCTGAGGATTGGAAGAATCTTGCTCAGAATCTTGGTTTAGAGACAGAGCATGGATTTGCAGTTACTAAGCCATTCACATTTGAAACCACGAAAGATGGAATATTTGCCATTGGTGAGTTTGTGAAGCCCGTTGGTAGTGCCGAAGCCATATACCAAGGCACAGCAATAGTGCCTCAGGCAGAGAAGTATCTCAAACCGCCAGAGGAGCCACCGAAGAGAGAAGAAGTTGAATGGCTCCGTGATGATTTCAATCCAAAGGTTGGAGTGTTCATGTGCAGGTGCGCTCTTGGAAATCTAAATCCAAAAGTGGATGCAGATTATGTCATAGAAAAAGATTATCTTTGCTTGCATCCAGAGGATATTGTAAAAGAAATAAAAGAGAAGGGCATAAATCGTGTTGTGTTTGCTGCATGTAGCCCTGCTTTGAGAGGTGCTATGTTAGAAATGGTTGCTTCTCAGGCAGGTATTCATCCCTCGTATGTAGAGCTTGTACAACTCAGGGAATATGTATCTAGGGTTGGAGGAGATGATAGAAAAGCAAGTGCAATGATCAATGGCGCAGTGGCTAAATCTAAAGCAAGTTATTTTGTGGATATACCAACGAGTGCCGTAACCAAGGGAGTTGCCATAATAGGAGGAGGACTTGCATCTCTAATTGCGGCAGATTATCTAGCTGAGAAAGTTCCTCTCGTTTATATCATAACTAAAGAGTTTGATACACCTCATAATGCTACGGGTGTGAAGGGTAATGTTCTCCATATAAGCGATGATGAGTTGAACTCTTGGTACAATTCTCTTAAAGATAGGGTTCTTAAGAGAGCCAAGTGGATAAAGGAGGATGTAGAGAGTATTGATGGATACCTCGGCAATTTCGTACTTAAGGCGGGAGAGGAAGAAATAAAGGCAGGAGTGCTAATAATAGCCACAGGTGGAGATGTTGTAGAAGGAGGAGAGCATATAACCTCCCGTATGGAAGGGAATACCCTCCACTCATCTCTTGCCTCTCTTTATGCAAAGAGGAAAGGTGTCTCCGGAACATATGATTTAATGAAATCCTACTCCTTGCTTGATGTTGAGCCCCCAGAGGCAAAGCGTGGTGAGGGAGAGCCGATAGCATATGTGAAACCAAGGGAGATTAACAAGAAGATTGCAGAGATGCTGGGCATGAGGATAGATAAGGAGGGATTCTTGTTCTTTGCTGAAGAGCCCAGGGAATGGGTTGAGCGTGTTGGCATACAGTTTACACTTCTTGAAGATGCCTTTGGAGGAATTTTTGTAGCTGGACTTGCCCATAGGCCAATGAGCATTGAGGAAGAGGTTGAAGAGGCAGGTTTTGCAGCTCAAAGCGCTATTTATTTAATGAATGATAGGCCATCTCCAGCAGGAAAGTTTGTAAGCGTGACGAATCCCAGGAGATGCGCTGGATGTGGAATATGCGTAGATGCCTGTTTTGCAGGCGCAAGGTATATTGATGAGGAGGATCATATTGCCAAGGTCAGAACCGAGCTTTGCGTGGGCTGTGCTGCATGTGCAAATGCATGCCCAAGCGGGGCTGCGGTTGTCATGCCGTATAATCCAAATGGAGTGTTTAAAATGTTAAAGGAGGTAGTAAAATGA
- a CDS encoding hydrogenase iron-sulfur subunit: protein MSEEKFEPVIVGFFCNWCTSAAADLAGTSRLHYPANIRPIRVMCSSTVDPVYLVRALQEGADATILGGCHPGDCHYITGNYKARRRVAIVKTVLKSLGFDDTRVLLEWISGSEGPKFARVMNEYTDYIKKRGPSDFKYLDSLGGEEIE, encoded by the coding sequence ATGAGTGAAGAAAAATTTGAACCAGTGATTGTAGGATTCTTCTGTAACTGGTGTACATCCGCAGCTGCGGATCTAGCAGGTACTTCTAGATTGCATTATCCAGCGAATATAAGACCAATAAGGGTGATGTGCTCCTCGACCGTTGACCCTGTGTATCTGGTGAGGGCTTTACAGGAGGGTGCTGATGCCACTATACTCGGTGGTTGCCATCCTGGAGATTGCCACTACATAACTGGTAATTACAAAGCAAGGAGGAGAGTTGCAATAGTGAAAACCGTTCTAAAATCTCTGGGATTTGATGATACAAGGGTTCTTCTAGAGTGGATATCTGGAAGCGAGGGTCCCAAGTTTGCGAGGGTTATGAATGAATACACAGATTATATAAAGAAGAGGGGCCCCTCGGACTTCAAGTACCTTGATTCTCTTGGAGGTGAAGAAATTGAATGA